A genomic segment from Pseudoduganella chitinolytica encodes:
- a CDS encoding TorD/DmsD family molecular chaperone, producing MNETPMRFETPDNGEEGARAELYGLLSMLFYQAPTPDLLAAIAAAPADGEGELPEAWRALQGACASADAAAVRDEYDTLFVSTGKPEVFLYGSYYMSGFLMEKPLALLRAELVRLGLERSADMPESEDHIAALCDVMRVLIMSDDVLHAGIATQKDFFGGQMQPWVQQLCDAIVAHPAAGFYRHVAGVAAAFFAVEMQAFDMS from the coding sequence ATGAACGAAACACCGATGCGGTTCGAGACCCCGGACAACGGCGAGGAGGGCGCGCGCGCGGAGCTGTACGGCCTGTTGTCGATGCTGTTCTACCAGGCGCCCACGCCCGACCTGCTGGCGGCCATTGCCGCTGCGCCGGCGGATGGGGAAGGAGAGCTGCCCGAAGCCTGGCGCGCGCTGCAAGGTGCCTGCGCCAGCGCGGACGCGGCGGCCGTGCGCGACGAATACGACACCCTGTTCGTCAGCACGGGCAAGCCCGAGGTGTTCCTGTATGGCTCGTACTACATGTCCGGCTTCCTGATGGAGAAGCCGCTGGCGCTGCTGCGTGCGGAACTGGTCCGGCTGGGCCTCGAGCGCAGCGCGGACATGCCGGAGAGCGAAGACCACATCGCCGCGCTGTGCGACGTGATGCGCGTGCTGATCATGTCGGACGATGTCCTGCATGCCGGCATCGCGACGCAAAAGGACTTCTTTGGCGGCCAGATGCAGCCGTGGGTGCAGCAGCTGTGCGACGCGATCGTCGCGCATCCCGCCGCCGGCTTCTACCGTCATGTGGCGGGCGTGGCGGCGGCGTTCTTTGCCGTCGAGATGCAGGCGTTCGACATGAGTTGA
- a CDS encoding type II asparaginase, translating into MPRWLVATFCLLTALTSAQAQTAKLPNVTVLATGGTIAGTGATSTTTVGYTAATVGVQQLINAVPELAKIANVKGEQVFQIASESMTNEHWLTLGKRVNALLAQNDVDGIVITHGTDTMEETAYFLDLVVKSRKPVVLVGAMRPSTALSADGPINLYNAVSIAGSQEAVGKGVIIALNDQIHAARDVSKTNTSTPDSFKTTELGLLGYIQGGKPFFYRTSTRKHTADSEFDIAGLTALPQVDIVYGYANMNTVALDAFIAAGAKGIIHAGVGDGSIAARVKPGLVAARKKGAIIVRASRVGQGILARNGEANDDELDFVAADTLSPQKARILLMLALTKTNSTRDIQRMFYTY; encoded by the coding sequence ATGCCACGCTGGCTGGTGGCCACTTTCTGCCTGTTGACGGCACTCACGAGCGCCCAGGCGCAGACGGCCAAGCTGCCGAACGTCACCGTGCTGGCCACGGGCGGCACGATCGCGGGGACAGGGGCCACGAGCACGACGACCGTCGGCTACACGGCCGCCACCGTCGGCGTACAGCAGCTCATCAACGCCGTGCCCGAACTGGCCAAGATCGCCAACGTCAAGGGCGAGCAGGTGTTCCAGATCGCCAGCGAAAGCATGACGAACGAGCACTGGCTGACCTTGGGCAAGCGCGTCAACGCGCTGCTGGCGCAAAACGACGTGGATGGCATCGTGATTACCCACGGCACCGATACGATGGAAGAAACGGCGTATTTCCTGGACCTGGTCGTGAAAAGCCGGAAGCCGGTTGTCCTGGTCGGCGCAATGCGCCCCTCGACGGCATTGTCCGCCGACGGCCCGATCAACCTGTATAACGCCGTGTCGATCGCCGGCAGCCAGGAAGCCGTCGGCAAAGGCGTCATCATCGCGCTGAACGACCAGATCCATGCGGCGCGCGATGTTTCCAAGACCAATACCTCGACACCGGACAGTTTCAAAACGACGGAACTGGGCCTGCTCGGTTATATCCAGGGCGGCAAGCCGTTCTTTTATCGCACCTCCACGCGCAAGCATACGGCCGACTCGGAATTCGATATCGCCGGCCTGACGGCACTGCCGCAAGTGGACATCGTCTACGGTTATGCCAACATGAATACGGTAGCGCTCGATGCCTTTATCGCCGCCGGCGCCAAAGGGATTATCCACGCCGGTGTCGGCGATGGTTCGATTGCGGCCCGCGTAAAACCCGGCCTGGTCGCGGCCCGCAAGAAAGGCGCGATTATCGTGCGTGCCAGCCGCGTCGGCCAGGGCATCCTGGCACGTAATGGCGAAGCAAACGACGACGAACTGGATTTCGTCGCGGCCGATACGCTGAGCCCGCAAAAAGCCCGCATCCTGCTGATGCTGGCGCTGACCAAGACCAACAGCACGCGCGATATCCAGCGCATGTTCTACACGTACTAA
- a CDS encoding formate dehydrogenase subunit alpha, giving the protein MLLTRKNSDGSRQVTRAGRFAAGLSESLSRALPTMDRRAFLKRSGIGVGVGIAASQWQLVKKAQAADKPAEASGLKREVRRTVCSHCSVGCAVDAVVENGVWVRQEPVFDSPINLGGHCAKGAALREHGHGEHRLKYPMKLVGGKYQRISWDVALEEISQRLLAIRKDSGPDSVFFVGSSKHNNEQAQLLRKFVSFFGTNNCDHQARICHSTTVAGVANTWGYGAMTNSYNDMSFSKAVMYIGSNAAEAHPVSMVHMMHAKENGCKMIVVDPRFTRTAAKADQYVRIRSGSDIPYLYGMLYHIFKNGWEDKEYIHDRVYGMEAVREEVMKWTPEKVEEACGVPEAEVFKAAQTMALNKPSSVVWCMGQTQHSIGNAIVRASCILQLALGNVGKSGGGTNIFRGHDNVQGATDVGPNPDSLPGYYGLATGAWKHWCTVWGVDYEWVKGRFASQAMMEKSGTTVSRWVDAVLEKNELIDQDNNVRAMVFWGHAPNSQTRGLEMKKALDKLDTLVVIDPYPSATAAMAAMTVDGQELNPNRAVYLLPAATQFETSGSVTASNRSIQWREKVIEPLFESRTDHMIMYQLAEKLGFAKELVAKIKLVPGKGGMLEPEPESMLREINRGTWTIGYTGQTPERLKAHMRNMHKFDVKTLRCKEGRDEETGYDLTGDYFGLPWPCFGTPEMKHPGTANLYDNSLHVMDGGGNFRANFGVEKDGANLLAEDGSHSVGADITTGYPEFDHVLLKKLGWWDDLTEDEKKAAEGKNWKTDLSGGIQRVCMKVHGVHPYGNAKARAVVWNFPDPVPLHREPIFGTRPDLIAKYPTHDDKKAFWRLPTLYKTLQQKNVEAGLAEKFPIILSSGRLVEYEGGGEETRSNPWLAELQQENFVEINPQAASARGIRNGEYVIVSTPTGARIKVRALVTQRVAADTAWIPFHFSGWWQGKDMLEFYPEGAAPVVRGEAVNTATTYGYDAVTMMQETKTTICNIEKFTA; this is encoded by the coding sequence ATGTTATTGACTCGTAAAAACAGCGACGGCAGCCGCCAGGTCACGCGCGCCGGCCGCTTTGCCGCCGGCCTGTCGGAAAGCCTGTCGCGTGCGCTGCCGACGATGGACCGCCGCGCGTTCCTGAAGCGCTCCGGCATCGGCGTCGGCGTTGGCATCGCCGCCTCCCAATGGCAGCTCGTGAAGAAGGCGCAAGCCGCCGACAAGCCGGCCGAAGCCTCGGGCCTGAAGCGCGAGGTGCGCCGCACCGTGTGCAGCCACTGCTCGGTGGGCTGTGCGGTGGACGCCGTCGTCGAGAACGGCGTGTGGGTGCGCCAGGAGCCCGTGTTCGATTCGCCCATCAACCTGGGCGGGCACTGCGCCAAGGGCGCCGCGTTGCGCGAGCACGGTCACGGCGAGCACCGCCTGAAGTATCCGATGAAGCTCGTGGGCGGCAAGTACCAGCGCATCAGCTGGGATGTCGCGCTGGAAGAGATTTCGCAGCGCCTGCTGGCGATCCGCAAGGACAGCGGGCCGGACTCCGTGTTCTTTGTCGGCTCGTCGAAGCACAACAACGAACAGGCCCAGCTGCTGCGCAAGTTCGTCTCGTTCTTCGGCACCAACAACTGCGACCACCAGGCCCGCATCTGCCACTCCACCACCGTGGCCGGCGTGGCCAACACGTGGGGCTACGGCGCCATGACGAACAGCTATAACGACATGTCGTTTTCCAAGGCCGTCATGTACATCGGTTCCAACGCGGCCGAGGCGCACCCTGTGTCGATGGTGCACATGATGCATGCCAAGGAAAACGGCTGCAAGATGATCGTCGTCGACCCGCGCTTCACCCGTACCGCGGCGAAAGCCGACCAGTACGTGCGCATCCGTTCCGGCTCCGACATCCCGTACCTGTACGGCATGCTGTATCACATCTTCAAGAACGGCTGGGAAGACAAGGAATACATCCACGACCGCGTGTACGGCATGGAAGCCGTGCGCGAGGAAGTCATGAAATGGACGCCCGAGAAGGTCGAGGAAGCCTGCGGCGTGCCGGAAGCGGAAGTGTTCAAGGCCGCGCAGACGATGGCGCTGAACAAGCCGTCGTCGGTGGTGTGGTGCATGGGCCAGACGCAGCACTCGATCGGCAACGCCATCGTGCGCGCCTCCTGCATCCTGCAGCTCGCGCTGGGCAACGTCGGCAAGTCCGGCGGCGGCACCAACATCTTCCGTGGCCACGACAACGTGCAGGGCGCCACCGACGTGGGCCCGAATCCGGACTCGCTGCCCGGCTACTACGGCCTGGCCACGGGCGCGTGGAAGCACTGGTGCACCGTGTGGGGCGTGGACTACGAGTGGGTCAAGGGCCGCTTCGCCTCGCAGGCGATGATGGAGAAGTCCGGCACCACCGTGTCGCGCTGGGTCGACGCCGTGCTGGAGAAAAACGAGCTGATCGACCAGGACAACAACGTCCGGGCGATGGTGTTCTGGGGCCATGCGCCGAATTCGCAGACGCGCGGCCTGGAAATGAAGAAGGCGCTCGATAAGCTCGATACGCTCGTCGTCATCGACCCGTATCCGTCGGCCACCGCGGCGATGGCCGCGATGACGGTGGACGGCCAGGAGCTCAACCCGAACCGCGCCGTGTACCTGCTGCCGGCCGCCACGCAGTTCGAGACGTCCGGTTCCGTCACGGCGTCGAACCGCTCGATCCAGTGGCGCGAGAAGGTCATCGAGCCGCTGTTCGAATCGCGCACCGACCACATGATCATGTACCAGCTGGCCGAAAAGCTGGGCTTCGCCAAGGAGCTGGTCGCCAAGATCAAGCTGGTGCCGGGCAAGGGCGGCATGCTGGAACCGGAACCGGAATCGATGCTGCGCGAGATCAACCGTGGTACGTGGACGATCGGCTACACGGGCCAGACGCCGGAACGCCTGAAGGCGCACATGCGCAATATGCACAAGTTCGACGTCAAGACGCTGCGCTGCAAGGAAGGGCGCGACGAGGAAACCGGCTACGACCTGACGGGCGATTATTTCGGCCTGCCGTGGCCATGCTTCGGCACCCCGGAGATGAAGCACCCGGGCACGGCCAACCTGTACGACAACAGCCTGCACGTGATGGATGGCGGCGGCAACTTCCGCGCCAACTTCGGCGTGGAGAAGGATGGCGCCAACCTGCTGGCCGAAGACGGCTCGCATTCGGTGGGCGCGGACATCACGACGGGCTATCCGGAGTTCGACCACGTGCTGCTGAAAAAGCTGGGCTGGTGGGACGACCTGACCGAGGACGAGAAGAAAGCGGCCGAGGGCAAGAACTGGAAGACCGACCTGTCCGGCGGCATCCAGCGCGTCTGCATGAAGGTGCACGGCGTGCACCCGTACGGAAACGCCAAGGCGCGCGCCGTCGTCTGGAACTTCCCCGATCCGGTGCCGCTGCACCGCGAGCCGATCTTCGGCACGCGCCCGGACCTGATCGCGAAGTATCCGACGCACGACGACAAGAAGGCGTTCTGGCGCCTGCCGACGCTGTACAAGACGCTGCAGCAGAAGAACGTCGAAGCGGGCCTGGCGGAGAAGTTCCCCATCATCCTGTCGTCCGGCCGCCTGGTCGAGTACGAAGGCGGTGGCGAGGAGACCCGCTCGAACCCGTGGCTGGCCGAACTGCAGCAGGAGAACTTCGTCGAGATCAATCCGCAGGCGGCATCCGCACGCGGCATCCGCAACGGCGAGTACGTGATCGTCTCCACGCCAACCGGCGCGCGCATCAAGGTGCGCGCCCTCGTCACGCAGCGCGTGGCCGCCGACACGGCGTGGATTCCGTTCCACTTCTCCGGCTGGTGGCAGGGCAAGGACATGCTCGAGTTCTACCCGGAAGGGGCCGCACCCGTGGTGCGTGGCGAGGCTGTCAACACGGCCACCACGTACGGCTATGACGCCGTCACCATGATGCAGGAAACGAAGACCACCATCTGCAACATCGAGAAATTTACCGCCTGA
- a CDS encoding 4Fe-4S binding protein: protein MNTRIKVCNCNRTMPVDGAALGAALDAGTLPVASQLCRREVGDYLNTLDGGDKIVVGCTQEQPLFAELAQQKGTVAPLRFVNLRETGGWGQDAAQATPKMAALLAMARLPDPEPVPEVEYHSEGRVLITGPAARVLPWARRLQGQLEVSVLLTDTDGAMLAGGQDWPTFAGTDVAVKGWLGKFDVTWRQANPIDLDLCTRCNACVKACPEGAIGLDYQVNLDACSSHGDCVKACGAIGAIDFHRADTARSGAFDLVFDLHLQPLVTLHQPPQGYFAPGASDEKAAEQAMQLATMTGTFGKPKFFQYKDSICAHGRNKKVGCNACVEVCSAAAVSHAGDKIHVNPNLCVGCGACATVCPTGALSYAYPRVADQGARIRTLLTTYAKAGGKRPALLLHAQEEGAALVDALGRAAGAGKLRGVPARMLPLPLHHIASVGIDVWLSAIAYGAANVMILATGAEAPQYAAALAQQVEIARTILSGLGYGADHVQVVQAGDAATLDTALRRIEAGQVPAVAATFAIGGGKGGDKRTTLEFAIDHLAKHAPAPQREIALPSGSPFGAVNVKTDACTLCMACVGACPASALADNPNAPQLRFTEANCVQCGLCETTCPEQAIALVPRLLLAPEAKQPRVLNEAKPYHCIRCEKPFGTLSMVENMVAKLSSHSAFAANLDRLRMCSDCRVIDMMQPAKEVSIFEVKR, encoded by the coding sequence ATGAACACCCGAATCAAAGTATGTAACTGCAACCGCACGATGCCCGTCGACGGCGCGGCGCTGGGCGCCGCCCTCGACGCGGGTACCTTGCCCGTCGCCTCGCAACTGTGCCGCCGCGAAGTGGGCGATTACCTGAACACGCTGGACGGCGGCGACAAGATCGTCGTCGGCTGCACGCAGGAGCAGCCCCTGTTCGCGGAACTGGCGCAGCAGAAGGGGACCGTGGCGCCGCTGCGCTTCGTCAACCTGCGCGAGACCGGTGGCTGGGGGCAGGACGCCGCGCAGGCCACGCCAAAGATGGCGGCCCTGCTGGCGATGGCGCGCCTGCCGGACCCGGAGCCGGTGCCGGAAGTGGAGTACCACTCGGAAGGCCGCGTGCTCATTACCGGTCCGGCCGCGCGCGTGCTGCCGTGGGCCAGGCGCCTGCAGGGCCAGCTGGAAGTGTCCGTGCTGCTGACCGATACGGACGGCGCCATGCTGGCCGGCGGCCAGGACTGGCCCACGTTTGCCGGCACAGACGTCGCCGTCAAGGGCTGGCTGGGCAAGTTCGACGTGACGTGGCGCCAGGCCAATCCCATCGACCTGGACCTGTGCACGCGCTGCAACGCCTGCGTCAAGGCGTGCCCGGAAGGGGCCATCGGCCTGGATTACCAGGTCAACCTGGACGCCTGCTCGTCGCATGGCGATTGCGTGAAAGCCTGCGGCGCCATCGGTGCCATCGATTTCCATCGTGCCGACACGGCCCGCAGCGGCGCGTTCGACCTCGTGTTCGACCTGCACTTGCAGCCGCTGGTGACGCTGCACCAGCCGCCGCAGGGCTACTTCGCGCCCGGCGCGTCGGACGAGAAGGCGGCCGAACAGGCCATGCAGCTGGCCACCATGACGGGCACGTTCGGCAAACCGAAATTCTTCCAGTACAAGGACAGCATCTGCGCGCACGGCCGCAACAAGAAGGTGGGCTGTAACGCATGCGTGGAAGTATGCTCCGCCGCGGCGGTCAGCCACGCGGGCGACAAGATCCACGTCAACCCGAACCTGTGCGTGGGCTGCGGCGCCTGCGCCACCGTGTGCCCGACCGGCGCGCTGTCCTATGCCTACCCGCGCGTGGCGGACCAGGGCGCGCGCATCCGCACGCTGCTGACGACGTATGCCAAGGCCGGCGGCAAGCGCCCCGCGCTGCTGCTGCATGCGCAGGAAGAGGGTGCCGCGCTGGTCGATGCGCTTGGGCGTGCGGCCGGTGCGGGCAAGCTGCGCGGCGTGCCGGCCCGCATGCTGCCGCTGCCGCTGCACCACATTGCCTCCGTCGGCATCGACGTGTGGCTGTCCGCCATCGCCTATGGCGCGGCCAACGTGATGATCCTCGCTACCGGCGCGGAAGCACCGCAGTACGCGGCGGCGCTGGCGCAGCAGGTGGAGATCGCCCGCACCATCCTGTCGGGCCTCGGCTACGGCGCCGATCACGTGCAGGTGGTGCAGGCCGGCGACGCGGCCACCCTGGACACGGCGCTGCGCCGCATCGAGGCGGGCCAGGTGCCCGCCGTGGCGGCCACGTTCGCCATCGGCGGCGGCAAGGGTGGCGACAAGCGCACCACGCTGGAATTTGCCATCGACCACCTGGCGAAGCACGCGCCGGCGCCGCAACGCGAGATCGCGCTGCCGTCCGGCAGCCCGTTCGGCGCGGTCAACGTCAAGACGGACGCCTGCACGCTGTGCATGGCCTGCGTGGGCGCGTGCCCGGCCTCGGCGCTGGCGGACAACCCGAACGCGCCGCAGCTGCGCTTCACGGAAGCGAACTGCGTCCAGTGCGGCCTGTGCGAGACCACCTGCCCGGAGCAGGCCATCGCACTGGTGCCACGCCTGCTGCTGGCGCCCGAGGCAAAACAGCCGCGCGTCCTGAACGAAGCGAAGCCGTACCACTGCATCCGCTGCGAGAAGCCGTTCGGCACGCTGTCCATGGTGGAGAACATGGTGGCAAAGCTGTCCTCGCACAGCGCCTTTGCGGCCAACCTGGACCGCCTGCGCATGTGTTCCGACTGCCGCGTCATCGACATGATGCAGCCGGCCAAGGAAGTATCGATTTTCGAGGTGAAGCGATGA
- a CDS encoding LysR family transcriptional regulator ArgP, whose protein sequence is MTLDTRQCDAFVAAADTGSFELAAAQLNLTPSAISQRIAALETALGSPLLIRSRPCRMTSAGQHLLQYLRRSRLLEAEFLAEAGANDRVPIQVAIAVNNDTLGTWVLPALAQFMAEQNMTVEILLDDQTYTYSLLEKGLALAGISSEPLPMRGCTVQPLGVMRYRLVASRAFVQRWFPNGWTRDAARQAPVLFFDRKDKLQSEFLERHLGLLPGAYPVNYVPSSDPFVRAIRLGMGYGMLPAQQYGDGLETGELVDLCPGEYTDVPLYWHAWRVQSPKLERLGQGIVAAARGELSPPHA, encoded by the coding sequence ATGACTCTCGACACCCGCCAATGCGATGCATTCGTTGCCGCCGCCGACACCGGCAGTTTCGAACTCGCGGCCGCACAATTGAATCTGACGCCATCTGCGATTTCCCAGCGCATTGCCGCGCTGGAAACCGCGCTGGGATCGCCGCTGCTGATCCGCAGCCGGCCGTGCCGAATGACGAGTGCCGGCCAGCACCTGCTGCAATACCTGAGGCGCAGCCGTTTATTGGAGGCGGAATTCCTGGCTGAAGCCGGTGCGAACGACAGGGTGCCCATCCAGGTGGCGATCGCCGTCAATAATGACACGCTGGGCACGTGGGTGTTGCCGGCCCTGGCGCAATTCATGGCCGAGCAGAATATGACGGTCGAAATTCTGCTCGACGACCAGACCTACACGTATTCGCTGCTGGAGAAAGGGCTGGCATTGGCCGGTATCTCCAGCGAACCATTGCCGATGCGCGGTTGTACGGTACAACCATTGGGCGTCATGCGTTACCGGCTGGTGGCCAGCCGGGCGTTCGTGCAGCGCTGGTTCCCGAATGGATGGACGCGCGACGCGGCGCGCCAGGCGCCAGTCCTGTTTTTCGACCGCAAGGACAAATTGCAATCTGAGTTTCTCGAACGCCACCTGGGTCTTTTGCCGGGCGCCTATCCCGTCAATTACGTGCCGTCCAGCGATCCATTCGTGCGCGCCATCCGGTTGGGCATGGGCTACGGCATGCTGCCGGCGCAGCAATATGGCGACGGCCTGGAAACGGGGGAGCTGGTGGATTTATGCCCGGGTGAATATACCGATGTGCCGTTGTACTGGCATGCATGGCGCGTGCAGTCGCCGAAACTCGAACGGCTGGGGCAGGGGATCGTCGCGGCCGCCAGAGGCGAACTGTCGCCCCCTCATGCTTGA
- a CDS encoding DUF3306 domain-containing protein: protein MAAETFFARWSRRKVEAAEAAPVAVPELATAAPVDSAVIAEPAPVPTLEQVAQLQQDGDFRPFVARGVDEGVRRAAMKKLFADPQFNVMDGLDIYIDDYSKSDPIPAAMLLAMNHAKDLLDPLGTLARERAKRGLLTAAERDVESVVADAAPPELAPTMLPKMQAEPQPESDDSPEQEAPTANAAADDSAAPSHLDPAERQEDHEHPNQSM, encoded by the coding sequence ATGGCGGCTGAAACGTTCTTCGCGCGCTGGTCGCGCCGCAAGGTCGAAGCCGCCGAAGCGGCGCCTGTCGCAGTGCCCGAGCTGGCGACCGCGGCGCCTGTTGATAGCGCTGTCATAGCCGAACCTGCACCGGTCCCGACGCTCGAGCAGGTCGCGCAATTGCAGCAGGACGGCGACTTTCGCCCGTTCGTCGCGCGCGGCGTGGACGAGGGCGTGCGCCGCGCGGCCATGAAGAAGCTGTTCGCCGATCCGCAGTTCAACGTGATGGACGGGCTGGACATCTATATCGACGACTATTCGAAATCGGACCCCATCCCGGCCGCGATGCTGCTGGCGATGAACCATGCGAAGGACCTGCTCGATCCGCTGGGCACGCTGGCACGCGAGCGCGCCAAGCGTGGCCTGCTGACGGCGGCGGAACGGGACGTGGAAAGCGTCGTCGCCGACGCCGCGCCGCCAGAGCTGGCGCCCACGATGCTGCCGAAAATGCAGGCCGAACCGCAGCCCGAGTCCGACGACTCCCCCGAGCAGGAAGCTCCCACCGCCAACGCCGCAGCGGACGACAGCGCGGCGCCATCGCATCTCGACCCAGCCGAACGCCAGGAAGACCATGAACACCCGAATCAAAGTATGTAA
- a CDS encoding LysE/ArgO family amino acid transporter: protein MTTTAVYLSGLGLGASLIMAIGAQNAHVLRMGVRRQHVALTVAACIVVDVLLIGLGVAGAGTLIESSPFLLAAAKWGGAAFLLWYGIRSWLRAWQPAALTADAGTTASDASAALVTVLALSLLNPHVYLDTVVLLGSVGGRYSLGERPVFAAGAMTASLLWFTGLGFGAARFAGVLGRPQVWRVIEALTGAVMLTLATTLVLPLG from the coding sequence ATGACGACAACGGCGGTGTATCTCAGTGGCCTGGGCCTTGGCGCCAGCCTGATCATGGCAATCGGCGCGCAGAATGCCCACGTGCTGCGCATGGGCGTGCGGCGCCAGCACGTGGCCCTGACGGTCGCCGCCTGCATCGTCGTGGACGTGCTGCTGATCGGGCTCGGCGTGGCCGGTGCGGGTACGCTGATCGAGTCGTCGCCGTTTCTGCTGGCCGCAGCCAAGTGGGGCGGCGCGGCGTTTCTGCTGTGGTACGGCATCAGGAGTTGGCTGCGGGCGTGGCAGCCGGCCGCACTCACGGCCGATGCGGGCACGACAGCGAGCGACGCGAGCGCGGCACTGGTCACGGTCCTGGCGCTATCGCTGCTCAATCCGCATGTCTACCTCGACACTGTCGTGCTGCTGGGCTCGGTCGGCGGACGCTACTCGCTGGGTGAACGGCCAGTATTTGCCGCTGGCGCCATGACGGCTTCGCTGCTGTGGTTCACCGGGCTGGGATTCGGCGCGGCCCGGTTTGCCGGTGTGCTTGGACGCCCGCAGGTGTGGCGCGTGATCGAAGCGCTTACCGGCGCAGTGATGCTGACGCTGGCAACTACCCTGGTGCTGCCGCTGGGATGA
- a CDS encoding DUF3305 domain-containing protein, which translates to MHRKPLASRWQPYQWQPLEVLIAPALPADAGPRCLRDDPADLRWLFPGFELRLYSDEAEGYFLNVDTDAPCWFVMWRMEEIDGAEVAVPRSVTLSYNEAARLMDGGEQVDTVPAPALIAERLREFVATYYRPEPKRKRRKPSFEGGAGVEQMARAERARHGG; encoded by the coding sequence ATGCACCGCAAGCCGCTGGCGAGCCGCTGGCAGCCCTACCAGTGGCAGCCGCTGGAGGTGCTGATCGCTCCCGCCCTGCCGGCGGACGCCGGGCCGCGCTGCCTGCGCGACGACCCGGCCGACCTGCGCTGGCTGTTCCCCGGTTTCGAGCTGCGCCTGTACAGCGACGAGGCGGAAGGCTATTTCCTCAACGTCGATACGGACGCGCCCTGCTGGTTCGTCATGTGGCGCATGGAGGAGATCGACGGTGCCGAGGTGGCCGTGCCACGCTCCGTCACCCTTTCGTACAACGAGGCGGCGCGCCTGATGGACGGCGGCGAGCAGGTCGATACCGTGCCGGCCCCCGCGCTGATCGCCGAGCGCCTGCGCGAGTTCGTCGCGACGTACTATCGCCCTGAGCCGAAACGCAAGCGCCGCAAGCCGTCCTTCGAGGGCGGCGCCGGGGTCGAGCAGATGGCCCGGGCCGAACGGGCGCGCCATGGCGGCTGA